Part of the uncultured Anaeromusa sp. genome is shown below.
CCAAGCCGCAGCATTCCGGCTTTGCTAGCCGCTTCAGTCCTTCCCGCACCAAAAGACGCGTTTCCCCCTGCAAGGGAACCATATCCGCCACAGAGCCGACCGCAACTAGTTCATAACAATAGCCTGGAAGAGGCTTTGTCGGCTGCAGCTTTTTCCATAAAGCCTGCGCCAGCTTGAACGCTACCCCTACGCCAGCCAAGCTTTTATCTGGGTATGAACAGTCTTGTCGTTTCGGATTTAAAACCGCGACAGCTTCTGGCAAGGTGGGTCCTGGTTCATGATGATCGGTTATGATTAAATCGGGGATGCCTGTCGCCGAGGCTTCTTGTATGGCGGAAATGCCGCAATCCACCGTAATGACTAAGGAACAATCTTTTTGACGCAGTTTGCGCAAAGCCTCCAAGTGAACACCGTAGCCTTCTTCCTGGCGATCTGGAATATATGTCTTCACCAAAGCTCCCAATTGACGAAGCACCCTTGTCAAAAGAGTCGTCGCCGTTACCCCGTCCACATCATAGTCGCCATAAACGACAATATGTTCTCCTTTGGCAATTGCCTGCAGGGTCCGTGCCACTGCGTGATCCATATCCTTCATTTGCCAAGGATCAGGACAGGAGTCTACGGTGCCAAATAAAAAATCTCGAGCCGCCTCTGCCGTATTGATACCGCGCAACACCAGTAATCTGGTCAAAAGCACATCCAGCCCTAAAGCGGCTGCAAGCATTTCAACTTGTTTTCGTTCGGCAGAAGCGATCTGCCAGTATTTTTTCAACATTTATCACCTGATTAAAGAAAATACAGCAACCACGTTAGTGCTGATTGATACTACTATTCTCTCTTGAATTGAGAATACCTTTCTCCAAATGAGAAAAAGAAAGGGATTACATGAAAAAAGGGCTGCACACCAAGTTCTTTGGTATGCAGTCCTAGTACGCCTTGGCTATTAGGAAGCTTTCGCAGACTTGCGTTTGTTTCCTTCATGGTCTTTAAAGGTAACCCATAGGGGGCTGGCAAAAAAGATGGAAGAATACGCCCCGCTGGCAAAGCCGATCAACATGGCCAAGGAGAAATTCTTGGTCGTTTCGCCGCCAAAAAGATACAGAGCCAAGGTAACAAACAACACCGTCAAAACCGTGTAAACGGAGCGAGTCATCGTTTGCCAAATACTGCGATTCACTAACTCGTGAATATTTTCAGCCTTGCGATGATTTTTCAAATTCTCCCGAATACGGTCAAAAATAACAATAGTGTCGTTGATGGAAAAACCGACAATAGTCAGCAATGCCGCCACAAAGGCGCTGTCAATTTCAATCTGAAAGATTGAGAATACACCTAACACGACTATTACGTCATGCACTAAGGCCAAAATGCCGGAAATGGCGAATTTAAACTCAAAGCGGTAAGTAACATACGCAATAATCGTCGCCCACGACAAAAGCAAGGCAACAACTGCATTCTTTGCCAGTTCCGCACCAATCGTCGGCCCCACTTTTTCTACGCGCATGAGATCATAATGCCCCAGTTTAGCAGTCATATCCGCCATAATGTCACGGCGCTGCTCTTCGGTCAGCACGCCGGTACGTATAAACACATTCGGCGCTGCGTCCACTTGCTCATTCGCTACAAGCTGAATGGTGCTGCTTTCCATATGCACGTCTTTCATGACTTCCCGAACTTCGGCGACAGTGACGGGACGAGCGAATTTCAAGTCCAAAAGCGTACCGCCGGTAAAGTCAATTCCCAGATTGAATCCTTGTACTGCAATAGAAAGCAGACCAGGGACCATAATTAAAAGAGACAAGGCAAACCAAAAATAGCGCTTGCCGATAATATCGAACTTCATTTTCTTCGTCACCTCCTATGCGCCAAACATTTTGTGATTTTGAAAGGGCTTGCTCTTAAAGAGCAGCTTCAGCATGTAATGAGCTACCACGGTTGCTGTAAACAAACTGAGGATGATACCTAGGCCAAGAGTAATGGCAAAGCCTTTCAAGAGCCCTGTACCAGTAAAGAACAAGATAACCGAAACAATCAGCGTGGTCATATGCGAGTCCAAGATGGTCATAAAAGCTCGGTTATAGCCTGCATCCATAGCGGCGCGCAGGGACTTGCCGCTGCGGTATTCTTCTTTAAAACGTTCGAAGATCAAAACGTTCGCATCAACCGCCATACCGACAGACAAGATGATGCCGGCAATACCTGGCAATGTTAAGGTTGCATTCAGCAGCTTAAGCGCCAATAACAGCATGAGTACATACAGTATCAAAGCCACATTGGCCACCATACCGGGAATGCGATAGAAAAGTCCCATAAAGAGCACAACGGCGCCTACGCCGACAGTAAAGGCAAACTGACTTTTCTGCTTGGAATCCTCACCCAGCGTTGGGCCGACGGTTCTGGTTTCCAGTACTTCCACCTTAACAGGCAACGAACCAGAACGCAGTAAAATAGCCAACTGCTGCGCTTCTTCAATACTGCGTTGGCCGGTAATAACGGCTTTGCCGTTAGGAATGACTTCCTCTACTACCGGACTGGTCAGCACTTGTTTATCCAAAAGAATGCTGATTTTTTTGCCGATGTTTTTCCGCGTCAAGTCAGCAAATTTTTTACCGCCCTCGTCGGAAAACTCCAAACCGACCAAATTCCGTTTTCCCTGGTCGATTTGTGCTTTGGCATCTTTAAGATCCATACCGCTTAGAACGGTATGACCGGCTTCATCCTGAAACTCCAGCAGCGCTGTTTTCCCCAGCATTTCGATCGCTTTTTCAGGATCTTTAACGCCCGGAAGTTCAACGATAATGCGCCGCTCTCCCTGCCGTTGAATAATGGGTTCTGTAAGGCCCAGTTCATTCACGCGGCGTTCGATAATTTTTACTACTCTCTGGACGGAATCGTCGTCCACCTTGGCTTCCGGCGTATCCACAGCCTCCATGACAACATGAGTGCCGCCTTGCAAATCAAGGCCTTGCTTGATGGACAGCGCTAAAGGAAGCGTATATACTCCAGCCACCAGCAATATAGCGGCAATGATGGCCAAAAACTTGCCAAAATAAGACCATCTCACTAGTTCTTCCTCCTTGTTAGAAAAATTTATTTACCATATGACATCGTTCTTCTGTCATTATGTAATGTACCGGTACGTCGTGCTTTTCTCTGGGCAATGGTTTTAAAGAAAAACAACATTCCCAGCAAACGCCCAAACGGATTGCTTGCGTACGCAAGAGATAGCGGTCATAATATCCTCCGCCGAAGCCTAAGCGATAGCCAATAACATCAAACGCCAAGGCTGGAATTAAAATCAGATCCAGCTCTTCCGGCGCAAGAACGCTCTTACTCTGCGGCTGCCAGATGCCATGCTCCCCTTGCTGCAAGCACGCTTCGCCAGTGTAGGCTGCGGCTTCCATCAAACCAGGACGCTGCTCGTCCAGCAAAGGCAAATAAGGCTGTTTTCCCTGCTTTTGCGCTTGCTGCAGCAATAACCGCACATCCGCTTCCCCGGCAAGAGGCCAGTAAAATAGTATTTTTTCCGCCTGAGACCAAGGCGAACTGTTTGCAATCTGTTGGCAAAGCGCGGCACTGCGCTCCTTTTTTACTGACTGGCTTAGAGAACGGCGCAAGGCGGCGAAATGACGTCTCGCCGCCTGCTTTGCCTCTAGGGTGTTAAATTTTTTCGCCATTGCCGGTGCTGCCGTTGGGCTTGCTGGCGATGGAGGTGCGCGCAAATTCGATCTCTACCTTTTCCGCTACCTTCAACGTCACTTTGTCCTTAGTGATGGCAGTAATGGTTCCATAAGCGCCACCGATCGTAACGACTCTGTCACCTTTTTTCAGGTTGTCCAGCATTTCGTGACGGGTCTTCTCCTGTTTCTTCTGGGGCCGATACAACATGAAGTAGAAAACCAAACCCACTAAAATAATCGGTGCATAGCTAAAGAGCATCTGCAGAGTTTCTTCTGACAAGTATGTTCACCTCGCTTTCAGAACTACCTATTCCCTATTCAACACAAACTAAAAAAATCCTTTTAACGTTTTTCGTACATATGCCAAAAATCATCACGGAACGATAAAAAACGATCCTCGATAATTGCTTGACGCATGCGTCGCATGAAGTCCAACAAGAAATATAGATTGTGAATGGTTGCCAGGCGCAAAGCCAAAACTTCTTCCGCCTTAAATAAATGTCTTAGATACGCGCGGCTGAAGTTGCGACAGGTATAGCAGCCGCATTCCGTATCAATAGGCCGGAAATCGCGGGCGTACTCCGCATTTTTTACGACCAGCTTACCTTGCCAGGTCATAACCGTGCCGTTGCGGGCCACACGCGTGGGGAATACGCAGTCGAACATATCGACGCCGCGATGCACCCCTTCTATTAAGCAATCCGGCGTGCCTACGCCCATCAAATAACGAGCTTTGTTTTTCGGCAATAAAGGAACCGTATGCTCCAACACTTCATACATCAAGGGCTTTGGCTCGCCGACGCTGAGACCGCCGATGGCATAGCCTGGAAAATCAAGTCCCACAAGCTCTCTAGCGCTTTGAGCCCGCAAATCCTTGTACATGCCGCCCTGGACAATACCAAACAACGCTTGATCCTTGCGCGTATGCGCTTTCAAGCAGCGCTCCGCCCAGCGAGTCGTCCGCTCGGTTGATTGTTTCGCATAGTCATGTTCCGCCGGATATGGCACGCACTCATCAAAAGCCATGATGATGTCGGAACCCAAAGCCATTTGTACTTCCGTAGCTTTCTCCGGCGATAAAAACTGTTTGGAACCGTCAATATGAGAGCGAAAAGTGACGCCCTCTTCGGTAATTTTACGCAATGCCCCCAGGCTAAAAACCTGAAAGCCGCCGCTGTCTGTCAAAATGCCGCGGTTCCAGTTCATAAAGCGGTGCAAGCCTCCGGCTTCGGCTACCAAATCATGCCCAGGACGCAAAAACAAGTGATACGTATTACTGAGAATAATACCTGCGCCCATTTCTTCCAGTTCCCTAGGAGACATGGTTTTTACCGTCGCCTGAGTGCCTACAGGCATAAAAATAGGGGTGTCAAAGACGCCGTGCGGCGTATACAGCCTCCCTGCACGGGCTCCTGTATGCGAACACTGACGAATAAGTTCAAACGTAACAGCCACGCTGTACCTCCTCTTGATATCTTATAAAATAAACATAGCGTCGCCAAAGCTGAAAAAGCGATAACGCTGTTCTACGGCTTCTTTATAAGCCGCCAGTACGCGCTCCCGCCCGGCCAAGGCGCTTACCAGCATCAGCAAGGTAGATTTAGGCAAATGAAAATTAGTAATGAGACCGTCGATAATTTTATACTCATAGCCAGGATAAATGAAGATGTTCGTAAAGCCGCTGCAAGGTTGCAACTGACCGCTTTGACCAGCTGTTTCCAGCGTGCGTACCGCCGTCGTGCCTACGGCAATCACGCGTCCTCCCTGTCGACGGGTTTCATTGACCAACGCAGCGGTTTCCGCAGAAATAGCATACTGTTCGCTATGCATAACATGGTCTTGAATGGATTCAACAGCAACAGGCCGAAACGTACCCAACCCAACATGAAGCGTCACATAGGCCGTCTGAATTCCCTGCTCGCGCAGCTGAGACAATAACTCCGGCGTAAAGTGCAGTCCCGCTGTAGGCGCTGCTGCTGAACCATTTTCTCTGGCGTAGACAGTCTGGTATCGTTCCGGGTCCGGAAGTTTTTCGTGAATGTAGGGCGGTAAAGGGACCTCCCCCAAACGCTGCAAGATTTCTTCAAAAACTCCTTGCCAGCAAAAACGCACGATACGTCCGCCAAATTCGGTCGTGTCTTCAATAACAGCAGATAATTCATTGGAAAATACAACCTCCGTTCCTGGACGAAGCTTACGGCCAGGGCGCACCAGCGTCTCCCAACGATCCAAATCCAGCCGTTTCAGTAAAAACACTTCTACTTTAGCGCCTGTATCTCTTTTTCGCCCGTGGAGACGAGCCGGTATGACACGGGTATCATTAAAAACAAGCAAATCTCCCTTGCGAAGCAACGACGGCAGCTCAAAGAAATGCCGATGCGAGCAGGCTCCCTGCTGACGCGGCAAAACCATTAGGCGTGAAGCGTCCCGCTGCGCCAGCGGCGTCTGCGCGATTAATTCTTCAGGCAAGTAGTAGTCAAAATCTTGGACATTCATGATTTATTCCCCTTTTGGCGTCAATACGCCTTTTTCAGCATAATCCCCTGGTAGTAATACTGGAGAATTTGTTTATAATCGTATTTGTTTTTTTCCGCCAACAAGCGAGCGCCCCATTGCGACATACCGACGCCATGCCCGCGGCCATGGCCGCTGAAAATGACAATATCGTCTGCTGGACGAATAATCCGATGAATTCTGGCGGGATCATTCCAACGTCCAGACTCGGCTGGTTCTTTAAGAGATACAGGCATTTTCTTTTCCACCGTAGCCCCGTAGGAAGTTTCCACTGATACGTCCAATTCGGAAGGCAACGCGCGCACGACTCGAATATCAAATAAGGCGCTAGGTAAATCCAGGTACGAGCGCATTTGTACGCCGCTGAGACTAAGGCTGCGTTTATCTCCCGCTACCTGCAGTTGACGCACGCGGCCAGATTCGGTCCGATCAGCCCCTGGTTTCGACAGGGGAGACAAATCTAACGATTTTAGGACGCCTACGCCTTTGCCCTTCTGAGTCAACAAGGTTTCCAGCGCTCGCGCGTTAAAGCGTTTTTCCCAGGCGCTGCCGGGCGCCTGAGCGTCCACATCAGCAACTCCCCGCAAATACGGCAACGCATTACCCCAGACATTTTCACTATCTTCCGTATGACCGCCGCTGGAAGCATGAAAATAGGCGTGAATCGGTTGACCATTATAATAGGCGGCAAGGCCTTTAGTGGCGGCAACAGCCTGAATCATATCCGGCGCTTCCGTATCGACGCCTCCATAAACTTGACAATGCACGGTAGCGCAAAGATCATAGCCGTCTTGGCGGTGCCGATCGCCGGACAACATCAGATTCAGCGCATAGCTTCGCGCCGCAACAGCTTGAGCTTTAGCGGCTTCCGCCGGCCAACCGGCCGAAATTTCCTTGCCTAAAATACCGTAAAGATATTCTTCCATAGGAACTTCATTAACTACCGTCAAGCCGGTTTTGCCTGTTGTCTGACGCAAAACAATATCGCCGCGATATTTCTTGCGATTGACTTCCCACCGGGCAGATTCCGTATTGCTGCGCAAATACAAGGTTTGTCCGCGCAGCGTCTTGCCGTTGACAGTCATACCGTTCGGCTTCCAGGCAATCACAACCTGCTCGCCAGCTTTAAACCTAGCCCACTTCGGTTGTTCTTGCTCTGTTTCCACCGCATAAGCCACGGAGGAGCCGACAACAACGCTTTGCTGACCAGTCCACAATCCCACCCGAACAAGCGGCTGTGGCGCTGCCTGTGCAACCGGCGTCATGAACACCAGGATAAAGGAAGTCAAAAAAAGCAGAAATGAAGATTTTTTCATAGTTACTCCTTGCCGCCTCTGGCGCTTGCAACTTGTAAAAAACTCTTTTTATTCATTTTTTGGTTTTTTCTCGTAGCGATCCCGCTCGCTTAACACGCAGCCGCAATACGGCTGGCGATACATTTCCCGCTCGCGACTAATGCGCACGCCTTCCTGCCAGCCGCTGCGAAAATCGCGGCGCAAAAACGGGATGCCATATTCCTTAGCCGCTAGCTCTGCGGCGGCGGCTATTGTATCCTGATTTTGATAAGGGCTAACCAAGAGTGTTGTCGTAAAGGCGTCAAAGCCATGTTCTTTTGCTTGTTTGGCTGTTTCAAACAACCGCATTTCATAACAAAAGCTGCAGCGATTCGCGCCCCGCTGTAAAGCGCCGCTCAGAAATTCTTCCAACAAGTAGCGCGTATCTGTCAAAAGCTCCAACTTTTCCTCTTGCGCCCAGAAGCGCAGCGTGTCTAAGCGCCTTTGAAATTCCTTATACGGGTGAATATTGGGATTAAAAAAATGACCGGTTACCGAAGTAACGCCCTCCTCCGCCCGCAAGGCCTGCAAGGGGTAAATAGCGCAAGGGCCGCAACAAATATGAAGTAATACATTCATGACTGAAAGCCTCCTTAAGACAAAGCCGACTCGCCCTGCTGGGCAGGAGCGCTGCCTGGAAAGGGAATCCCCAAATGTTCGTATGCTTGCATCGTAGCGGTACGCCCTCGGGGAGTCCGCTGTAAATACCCAAGCTGCAACAAAAACGGTTCGTAAACGTCTTCCACCGTTTCTGTTTCTTCGCTGATTGCTGCCGCCAAGGTATCTAGGCCCACCGGTCCGCCGCCGAAGCGATGAATAATCGCTTCCAGCATAGCCCGGTCCGTGCGGTCTAAGCCGGCTGCGTCCACTTCCAGCATAGCTAATGCCTTATCGGCAATTTCGGAAGTAATAATGCCGTCTCCGGCAATTTGCGCATAATCGCGCACGCGTTTTAACAAACGGTTAGCTACCCGCGGCGTGCCTCGGGAACGACGCGCAATCTCCCAAGCGCCCCGCTCCTCAATTTCTATGTTTAGCAGCGACGCCGCCCTGGTTACAATATGAGACAAATGCTCCGGGGTGTAATATTCCAAGCGACACATGACGCCGAAGCGATCCCGCAGCGGCGAAGCCAGGGCCCCCGCTTTCGTTGTGGCGCCGATTAAAGTGAACGGAGGCAAATCCAGACGAATGGAGCGCGCCGAAGGTCCTTTGCCAATCATAATATCCAGAGCGTAATCTTCCATCGCCGAGTAGAGTATTTCCTCAACATGCCGTGAAAGACGGTGAATTTCATCAATAAAGAGAACATCCTTCTCTCCCAGATTGGTGAGAAGGGCCGCTAAGTCCCCAGGTCGTTCAATAGCCGGTCCGGAGGTAATGCGCAGCTGCACCCCTAATTCATTCGCAATAATACCAGCTAAGGTAGTTTTTCCTAAACCAGGCGGGCCGTAAAACAACACATGATCCAACGCCTCTTGGCGAGCCAGAGCCGCCTGAATAAAAATAGAAAGATTTTGTTTGACCTGATCCTGTCCAATATATTCTTGGAGACGTTTAGGGCGCAGGCTATACTGCCAAGTATCTCCCGTTAGTTCATCGCCGCCAATGATGCGCGTTTCTTCCATCACTGCCTCCCACCGCTTAAATCACCCAAGGCTTTACGGATTAATTCCTCCACCGCCAACGCTTCAGAGGCAAATTTACGCAGACTGGACATTGCCTCACTGCGTCCGTAGCCTAGCGATTCCAAAGCCAGCAAGGCTTCGTCCAAGGAAGACGCTGCGTCAGGTTGAACTAAAACCGCCTGTGCACCCGTCTCATCCCAGTCAGGAATGCCCCCCAACTTGTCCTTTAGTTCTAAAACAAGTCGTTCAGCTGTTTTTTTACCTATGCCAGGAAGTTTTACTAATAACGCAGTCTGTTTTTGGCATACCGCACGGCGCAATTCCTGAGGCTGAATCGCTGATAAAATAGCCAGCGCCGATTTAGGTCCAATACCGCTGACCCCGATTAAATGCAAAAACAGTTCGTACTCTTCTTCTTGGGAAAAACCAAACAAAGATAAAGCATCTTCCCGAACCTGCAAATGGGTAAAGAGCATCGCATCTTCTCCCATTGACAAGGTACGTCTGGTTTGTTCAGAAACAGCCAAACGATAGCCGACACCCTGAACATCCAAAAAACAGCTTTCCGGCTGTAGCTGCGCTACCCGGCCCCGAAGAAATCCGATCATTTTTTGTTACCTCCTCGGCCAAACATTGCGCTGTTCACAGCAATGGGCCGTACAAATAGCAATAGCCAGAGCATCCGCCACATCATCCGGCTTGGGTGTTTCCTTCAAGCCCAAAAGGCGCACCGTCATACCTGTAACCTGTCCTTTATCCGCTTTTCCGTAGCCTGTTACCGCTTGCTTAATCTGCCCTGGCGTATATTCCTCAAGAGGCAAATTCGCCTGTGCAGCAGCTAATAAAATAACTCCACGGGCCTGTCCTACTGCCATGGCCGTAGTTACATTCCGATTAAAAAACAACTGTTCAACCCCGATTCGCTCCGGCTGAAGCTCTGTCAGTAACTTTTGCAGTCGTTCATGAATCAACAGTAAGCGTTTTTCCAAGGGCAGTTCAGGGCCCGTACGGATAGCGCCATAAGCAATAGGGCGCAACCGCCCCTGTATCCATTCTACGCAGCCATAGCCGCAAATCGCCGTTCCTGGGTCAATTCCCAAAATACGCATAACACTAAAGCCCCTCCTTGCAACGCTACGCAGCGTACAAGAACATAGATTCGCTTTATTTCAGGAAACTCCTGCTAACAGTAAAGAAAGCGGCGCTTCGCGCCGCCCCAAAATCAGATTGCATCTTCCGGAAGATCAAAGTTTCCATATACTTCCTGTACATCATCATGGTCTTCCAGAGCCTCCAAGAGCTTCATCAGCTTGGTTGCTTCGTCGCCTTCCACCGCTATGCGGGTATCTGGAAACAAGCCCAACTGCGCGGACAGAATCGTCACTTTTTCCGCTTCCAGTTTTTCTTGTACTGCGGCAAAAGCCTCTGGAGAAGTAAGCACTTCCACTTCTTCGTCCTCTACTGACATATCGTCAGCTCCGGCTTCAAGGACCGTCATCATCAATTCATCTTCATCAAAAGATTCTTCTTTTTCCAGTGTAAACAGGCCTTTGCGTTTGAACATCCAGGATACGCAGCCGCTTTCACCCATATTGCCGCCATTTTTCGAAAAAAGATGACGCAAATCGGCAGCAGTGCGATTGCGATTGTCAGTCATGACTTCCACAATCAGCGCTACGCCCCCTGGGCCGTACCCCTCATAAGTCAGCTCCTCATAGTTGCTGCCTTCTAGAGCGCCTTGACCTTTTTGAATAGCCCTTTGAATGTTGTCTTTGGGAACATTATTTTCCCGGGCCTTGCCTAAAGCCAGTTTCAAACGCATGTTACCTGTTGGATCCGCGCCGCCCATGCGCACGGCAACCGTGATTTCCCTAGCTATTTTGGTAGTAATTTTGCCGCGAATGGCATCCATTTTTCCCTTTTTATGTTTAATATTAGCCCACTTGGAATGTCCTGACATAGTTTTCCCCTCCCAGCAATACTAAGCGGGAATAATGATATCATATTTCGACGAATTTGGCAAAAATCACACGTGATGATGCCAGTTTTTTTGCTGTTGCGCCGCTTCCTTGGCCGCCTCATTTTCAGGAGCCGTGGTCACTTGCGCCGAGCCGCCAAATTTATCAACCAGCTTGCTGGTAACCCGGTAATCCGCAATAGAGCCCGGACCGCCGACGCAGCCGCCTTGGCAAGCCATGCCTTCAAAGAAATTCCCGGGAACTTTCCCTGCTTTCATCAGCAACAGCTGCATCCGGCATTCGCCCAATCCTTCTTTGCGTTGCGAGCAAACTTCAAGGTCTGGCGCCAGTTGAGCCGCCGTATCTTTAACAGCCTGCTCCACGCCGCCTGCTCTGGCAAAAATATTGCCGTCCCGCGAAGCCGTTGTTTGAAAAGGAACTGCCTCCATGGCGCTTAAATCGATTTCCAGCCCCTCAAAAATCCCTTGCAGCTCCTCAAAGGTCAGCACATAGTCAATGACCCCTTGGCCTTTGACTTCCGCTTCGTATTTTTTGGCCACGCAAGGCCCAACAAAGACAGTAACCGCCTCAGGATTTCTTTCCTTGACTACTTTGCCTGCGGCAATCATGGGGGAAACCGTGCTTGACACTAATTCTTTCACTTGAGGCAAATGCTTATCCACCATGCCCACAAAAGCCGGGCAGCACGAAGTAGTCATAAAAGGACGTTCTTGCGGCACCGTTTCAGCAAATTCTTTCGCTTCTTCAAGCGTGACGATGTCAGCGGCAAAAGATACTTCTTCTACTTCGGAAAAACCGATTTTTTTCAAACCCGCAATGACTTGACCAGGCTGCACCTTAGCCCCAAACTGCCCGATAAAAGCCGGGGCCAGCAAAGCATGCACCTGTTTCCCCGCATCAATGGCCCGCAGAACCTGCACCAAATACGTTCTATCGGAAATCGCTCCAAAAGGACATGCGACTTTACAGCCGCCGCATTGG
Proteins encoded:
- a CDS encoding YebC/PmpR family DNA-binding transcriptional regulator, which codes for MSGHSKWANIKHKKGKMDAIRGKITTKIAREITVAVRMGGADPTGNMRLKLALGKARENNVPKDNIQRAIQKGQGALEGSNYEELTYEGYGPGGVALIVEVMTDNRNRTAADLRHLFSKNGGNMGESGCVSWMFKRKGLFTLEKEESFDEDELMMTVLEAGADDMSVEDEEVEVLTSPEAFAAVQEKLEAEKVTILSAQLGLFPDTRIAVEGDEATKLMKLLEALEDHDDVQEVYGNFDLPEDAI
- a CDS encoding 4Fe-4S dicluster domain-containing protein translates to MAHITEIVSIRRSVLAELAKLTREGNLVAEIENSAFSLVSENGSRYRCCVHKERAVLKERFNLAMGQEVDMPLAEAAQRTLAGEYAQMPIISVLPEACDQCPIDKFFVTNACRNCIAHNCKNSCPKNAIMIVQNQAYIDKTKCVECGMCKKSCSYGAIIEVNRPCEGACELKAIKAGSDRKAVIDYDKCVQCGGCKVACPFGAISDRTYLVQVLRAIDAGKQVHALLAPAFIGQFGAKVQPGQVIAGLKKIGFSEVEEVSFAADIVTLEEAKEFAETVPQERPFMTTSCCPAFVGMVDKHLPQVKELVSSTVSPMIAAGKVVKERNPEAVTVFVGPCVAKKYEAEVKGQGVIDYVLTFEELQGIFEGLEIDLSAMEAVPFQTTASRDGNIFARAGGVEQAVKDTAAQLAPDLEVCSQRKEGLGECRMQLLLMKAGKVPGNFFEGMACQGGCVGGPGSIADYRVTSKLVDKFGGSAQVTTAPENEAAKEAAQQQKNWHHHV